The Synchiropus splendidus isolate RoL2022-P1 chromosome 8, RoL_Sspl_1.0, whole genome shotgun sequence genome has a window encoding:
- the daw1 gene encoding dynein assembly factor with WDR repeat domains 1, which produces MKLKRFLLRYYPPGLLLEYEKGGILKTKSIDLLDLSQDTNPEELLAEIRQAEPLITESRAEQVKQLIVRLQQKQSQLAHKRFCVSKELKAHILPLTNVAFDKSGSRFITGSYDRTCRIWDTASAKELHSLQGHRNVVYAIAFNNPFGDKIATGSFDKTCKLWCAETGKCFHTFRGHMAEVVCLAFNPQSTLVATGSMDSTVKLWHVASGEEAATLVGHTAEVLSLCFNSVGSQLITGSFDHTVAIWDVATGRCVHALRGHTAEITNVQFNWDCSLIVSGSMDRTSKLWDANSGQCVATLVGHKEEVLDVCFDLKGQLIATASADGTARVFSATTHQCLATLEGHSGEVSKICFSPQSSRILTASSDKTARLWDAQSGVCVQVLEGHTDEIFSCVFNYEGDTIITGSKDNTCRIWY; this is translated from the exons ATGAAACTCAAGAGGTTTCTTCTAAGATATTATCCCCCGG GTCTCCTGCTGGAATACGAGAAGGGAggaattttgaaaacaaaatccatTGACCTGTTGGATTTGAGCCAAGA CACAAACCCTGAGGAGCTGCTGGCTGAGATCCGGCAGGCCGAACCCTTGATCACAGAGTCCCGGGCAGAGCAGGTCAAACAGCTGATCGTACGACTTCAACAGAAACAGAGCCAGTTGGCTCATAAGAGATTCTGCGTCTCCAAG GAGCTGAAGGCGCACATTCTCCCGCTAACCAACGTTGCCTTCGACAAGTCGGGTTCAAG GTTCATTACAGGAAGCTATGACAGAACCTGCAGGATTTGGGACACAGCCTCTGCCAAGGAGCTGCACTCACTGCAGGGACACAGAAATGTGGTGTATGCAATTGCATTCAACAACCCTTTTGG CGACAAGATTGCCACGGGTTCTTTTGACAAGACTTGCAAGCTGTGGTGTGCTGAGACTGGCAAGTGTTTTCATACCTTTCGAGGACACATGGCAGAAGTT GTTTGTCTGGCCTTCAACCCCCAGAGCACACTGGTGGCCACCGGCAGCATGGACTCCACTGTCAAGCTGTGGCACGTAGCGAGTGGCGAGGAGGCGGCCACTCTAGTC GGTCATACTGCAGAGGTCCTCTCCTTGTGTTTCAACTCGGTGGGAAGTCAGCTCATTACCGGCTCCTTTGACCACACAGTCGCAATATGGGACGTGGCCACAGGAAG ATGCGTCCATGCCCTGAGAGGTCACACAGCAGAGATCACTAATGTTCAGTTCAACTGGGACTGTTCACTCATCGTCTCCGGCTCCATGGATAGAACCAGCAAA TTGTGGGATGCGAACTCTGGGCAGTGTGTTGCCACTCTGGTCGGACACAAGGAGGAAGTGTTGGACGTGTGTTTTGATTTGAAAGGGCAACTCATTGCTACAGCCTCAGCTGACG GGACGGCTCGAGTGTTCAGTGCGACCACGCACCAGTGTCTGGCCACTCTGGAGGGACACAGCGGCGAGGTCTCAAAG ATTTGTTTCAGCCCACAGAGCAGCAGGATTCTGACCGCTAGCTCCGACAAGACGGCCCGTCTCTGGGATGCTCAGTCTGGGGTCTGTGTGCAAGTCCTGGAGGGCCACACGGACGAAATCTTCTCCTGTGTCTTCAACTATGAAGGTGACACGATCATCACAG GCAGCAAGGACAACACATGTCGGATCTGGTACTGA